A portion of the Musa acuminata AAA Group cultivar baxijiao chromosome BXJ1-1, Cavendish_Baxijiao_AAA, whole genome shotgun sequence genome contains these proteins:
- the LOC135678314 gene encoding cell division cycle 20.2, cofactor of APC complex-like has translation MSSSRSRRVEYDRFIPFRSAMDMDYARFALTGPSRPQRDGSRESPSSVAYQKLLDDCILKNRSRILAFKTAPEAPASMLPQFDEPIRPQKKQQRRIPKEPERVLVIHGLLDDNVLNLLDWGSNNVLAIGLEDAVYLWDAANESTKLLQPVEDRGPITCIRWSPDCAVLAVAFGNSDLSLIDPATGHVVDGMEDENQAPVLSLAWRSNSILTVGRFDGTVVDYDFRKDDMFICFYNGHRRGVCSLKWSVLSGRYLASGGQDKLVHIWDACMPVSRDHPRQRQWLHRISSHTSIVKAVDWCPTRSNLLASGGGCNDHCVKFWNTVNGACLNSIDAGSEVCALLWDKNKSELLTSHGSPNNQLTLWNYPSMTRVAEVSGHSSRVLSLAGSPLGGVVASAAADETVKFWNIFETPKITKPELPFAQFNVIIR, from the coding sequence atgtcttcttcgcgttcTAGGCGTGTGGAGTACGACCGCTTCATCCCGTTCCGGTCGGCGATGGACATGGACTACGCACGCTTTGCCCTAACCGGGCCTTCGAGACCGCAGCGTGATGGTTCGAGGGAATCCCCATCGAGCGTGGCGTACCAAAAGCTTCTTGATGACTGCATTTTGAAGAACAGGTCTCGTATCCTCGCTTTCAAGACTGCACCTGAAGCGCCGGCCAGCATGCTGCCCCAGTTTGACGAGCCCATTCGGCCGCAGAAGAAGCAGCAGAGGCGAATCCCTAAAGAACCAGAGAGGGTTTTGGTAATCCACGGCTtgttggatgataatgttttgaatctcctcgactggggaagcaataatgtgttggcGATTGGCCTTGAGGACGCAGTGTATCTCTGGGACGCTGCAAACGAGTCGACTAAGCTTCTACAACCCGTAGAAGACAGAGGACCTATCACTTGCATCCGCTGGTCGCCAGACTGTGCAGTTCTTGCTGTCGCATTTGGCAATTCAGATTTATCCCTGATTGATCCAGCAACAGGACATGTCGTGGATGGGATGGAAGATGAGAACCAGGCCCCTGTGTTGTCACTTGCGTGGAGAAGTAATTCAATCTTGACAGTCGGAAGATTTGATGGCACTGTTGTTGATTATGACTTTAGAAAGGATGACATGTTCATCTGTTTCTATAATGGGCATCGGCGTGGagtttgtagtcttaaatggtccGTGTTGTCAGGGCGGTATTTGGCGAGTGGAGGGCAGGACAAACTAGTGCACATATGGGATGCCTGCATGCCTGTCTCACGTGACCATCCACGTCAACGTCAATGGCTTCATAGGATCAGCAGCCACACTTCCATTGTGAAGGCCGTTGACTGGTGCCCAACTCGGAGCAACCtgctggcttctggtggaggttgcaatgatcattgcgttaagttttggaacaccgttaacggtgcttgcttgaactcgattgatgctggctctgaagtttgtgcattgctatgggacaaaaacaaatctgaattactgacctcccatggttcgccgaacaatcaactcaccttgtggaattacccatccatgacgagagtggctgaggtttccggtcattcatcccgggttctttccttggctgggagtccactgggaggtgtagtagcttctgcagCAGCAGATGAGACAGTCAAGTTTTGGAATATCTTTGAGACTCCCAAAATAACAAAACCTGAACTGCCCTTTGCCCAATTTAATGTCATCATAAGATGA